Genomic DNA from Longimicrobium sp.:
TCACGCTGCTCGCTGCGGCAGCCTGCAAGGATCCCACAGGTTCGAGCACGCGCGCCGGCCTTCTTTGGCGGGCACCCCTGGCCGAACGGGACCAACGGTCGATCAGTGTACCCGCAACGGATGGGCAGCGCGTGTACGCAATCGGTGGGGGGCTCGTCGCGCTCAATGCGCAATCAGGGGCGGTGGCCTGGCGCAGTCCGCTGAGCAAGTACGCGCCGATCAACGTCGTGGTGCGGAACGGGCGCGTATTCACGGTCGAGGAGTTCGCCTACGGCTTCGATGCGGCGACCGGGAGCGAGCTGTGGCGGTTCAAACCCGATTCTGAGGGCGCACTCGGCGAAAGTACCGCAGACGAGCAGTCCATGTACTTTGGCACGGGCTCCCACCGTGTGTATGCACTGGATGCAGCTACCGGAACGCCGCGCTGGAGCACGGACGTCGGGCCCGACTGGAAGTACCGGGGCATCGTTATGGGTGTCAGCGTGAGCGGCGACACGGTATATGCGGCCGTTCGCCAGTACAACGCTGAGAATGGATACATCTCCACCGGCTGGATCTTCGCCCTTGATCGCGCCACCGGCCGCGCACTCTGGAGCTATCGCAACGGTACCGGAGCCGACATTCGCAGCGTAAGCTCGGCGCCGACGGTTGCCGGACGGCTCCTTCTTGCGAGCGATCTGCACGGGGGCTCCTTCTTCGCCGTGGACCGGTTCACGGGAACCGAGGTCTGGCGCGTGAACGCGGCGCCGGGCTACGTCGGTCCCCGCCCAGCGCCCCGCGTCGTAGGCGAAGTTGCGTATCTGGGCTCAAACGACACGCAGGTCTACGCCGTCGACCTGCAGACCGGCCGCGTGATCTGGAAGCGGAAGCTGCCCGCCAGTATCAGCGAGTTCGCCGTCTGCGGGAACCGGGTATTCGCGGTTTGGCCTGGGTTGTCCGTACTGGACCGCGCGTCCGGACGGGTGCTCTACCAGGCAGACGAGGAGTCGACGGACTACCTTACCTCTGGCTTCGCGGTGCACGACGACCGGGTGTTCGTGCTCGGCAACAGGGCGGCGTACGCCTACAGCTGCAGTTGAGAACCAGCGCCAAGGTTGGCCTGATCGCACTGGGGCCGCCTACCCGGCTCGTGGATCAAGAGGGAACACAATCGTAGCCCTACTGAGTCGACGGCGAAGTGTGCTCACCTCGATCATCCTGCTGGCGGCAGCGCTTCCGTTCGCGGCTTCAGGGTGCGAGGACATCTTTGGAGGAGCCCGAGGCGGTGCTCCCCCCCTGCTCTGGCGCACACCGCTGGAAGCGAAGATGAGCACCTCCGACGAGCTGCCCGCCACGGATAGGGAGCGCGTGTACGCGATCGCCGGCGGAATGGTGACGTTCGACGCGCGCTCCGGCGAGATCGTCTGGACGTACCGGCTGACGTTCACCGTGCCTAAGAATGCGACGGTGCGCAACGGGCGCGTCATGGCCGCGGAAGGGATCGCGTTCGCTTTGGATGCCTCTA
This window encodes:
- a CDS encoding PQQ-binding-like beta-propeller repeat protein, with translation MNVQPITRAERIRRGLGLLLGWLTLLAAAACKDPTGSSTRAGLLWRAPLAERDQRSISVPATDGQRVYAIGGGLVALNAQSGAVAWRSPLSKYAPINVVVRNGRVFTVEEFAYGFDAATGSELWRFKPDSEGALGESTADEQSMYFGTGSHRVYALDAATGTPRWSTDVGPDWKYRGIVMGVSVSGDTVYAAVRQYNAENGYISTGWIFALDRATGRALWSYRNGTGADIRSVSSAPTVAGRLLLASDLHGGSFFAVDRFTGTEVWRVNAAPGYVGPRPAPRVVGEVAYLGSNDTQVYAVDLQTGRVIWKRKLPASISEFAVCGNRVFAVWPGLSVLDRASGRVLYQADEESTDYLTSGFAVHDDRVFVLGNRAAYAYSCS